A stretch of Corallococcus macrosporus DNA encodes these proteins:
- a CDS encoding GFA family protein translates to MHQGSCLCGAVRFTVEGELPAPDACHCGKCRKHSGHYFVSADVPRSAVTIEGQDKIGWFQSSEKARRGFCSVCGSSLFWDPLQRDWIGIAMGAFDTPTHTRIAVHVYTAHKGDYYDIADGVPRFDTIPPKPH, encoded by the coding sequence ATGCATCAGGGTTCATGCTTGTGCGGCGCGGTCCGCTTCACCGTCGAGGGCGAGTTGCCCGCCCCCGATGCCTGCCATTGCGGCAAGTGCCGCAAGCACTCGGGCCACTACTTCGTGTCGGCCGACGTGCCGCGCTCGGCGGTCACCATCGAGGGCCAGGACAAGATTGGCTGGTTCCAGTCGTCCGAGAAGGCGCGTCGCGGCTTCTGCTCTGTCTGTGGTTCGTCGCTGTTCTGGGACCCGCTCCAGCGCGACTGGATTGGAATTGCCATGGGTGCCTTCGACACGCCAACCCACACCCGCATCGCGGTCCATGTCTACACGGCCCACAAGGGCGACTATTACGACATCGCGGACGGCGTGCCTCGGTTCGACACGATCCCACCCAAGCCGCATTGA
- a CDS encoding SDR family NAD(P)-dependent oxidoreductase, producing the protein MARIFITGSADGLGKAAARTLLSDGHEVIIHVRGEQRLAGVQDLVAQGATALVADIAALDQTRDLARQVNTLGRMDAVIHNAGVYSSPSVLSVNVVAPYVLTALIQRPQRLIYLSSGMHRGGKPDLDDMDWTGGRATGSYSDSKLFVTTLAAAIARRWPEVFSNSVDPGWVPTKMGGPNAPDDLRLGHLTQEWLATSDATEACTTGGYWHHQRRVEPHAAVHDLEFQAQLLSELARATGISIP; encoded by the coding sequence ATGGCACGCATCTTTATCACCGGGTCCGCGGACGGCTTGGGCAAAGCCGCCGCCCGGACCCTTCTCTCCGACGGTCATGAGGTGATCATCCACGTGCGCGGCGAGCAGCGGCTCGCGGGCGTACAGGACCTGGTGGCGCAAGGCGCGACCGCGCTGGTCGCGGACATCGCGGCGCTGGACCAGACCCGAGACCTCGCCCGGCAGGTCAACACGCTGGGGCGCATGGACGCCGTCATCCACAACGCAGGCGTGTACTCCAGCCCGTCGGTCCTGTCCGTGAACGTCGTGGCGCCCTACGTGCTCACCGCGCTCATCCAGCGGCCCCAGCGCCTCATCTACCTGAGCAGCGGGATGCACCGGGGCGGCAAGCCGGACCTCGATGACATGGATTGGACCGGAGGTCGCGCCACGGGGAGCTACTCGGACAGCAAGCTCTTCGTCACCACGCTGGCCGCGGCCATCGCCCGGCGCTGGCCGGAGGTCTTCAGCAACTCGGTCGATCCGGGCTGGGTTCCCACGAAGATGGGCGGGCCCAACGCGCCGGATGACCTGCGGCTCGGTCACCTCACGCAGGAGTGGCTGGCGACCAGCGACGCCACGGAGGCCTGCACCACCGGTGGCTACTGGCACCACCAGCGGCGGGTCGAACCGCATGCCGCGGTCCACGACCTGGAGTTCCAGGCCCAGCTGCTCAGTGAGCTGGCCCGGGCCACCGGCATTTCGATTCCCTGA
- a CDS encoding TetR family transcriptional regulator, with product MERVKRLRADGQRNRERIVEVAAELIARDGAQVSLEEIARQAGVGSATLHRHFPSRQALLEAVFQDGVAQLCARAAAQPGKAPAVELAAWLEELTVYTATHRGLAAALLAGLDGRAAEDLCATDRLTGAMSVLVDRASAAGALHADVTPGDLMKLANAIAVANENDPLTARRLLRLALTGIRP from the coding sequence GTGGAGCGGGTGAAGCGGTTGCGAGCGGACGGACAACGCAACCGGGAGCGGATTGTCGAGGTCGCCGCGGAGCTGATCGCGAGGGATGGCGCGCAGGTATCCCTGGAGGAGATTGCGCGGCAGGCGGGGGTGGGGTCAGCGACCCTGCACCGGCACTTCCCGTCGCGGCAGGCGCTGCTGGAGGCGGTCTTCCAAGATGGCGTCGCACAGCTCTGTGCTCGGGCCGCCGCGCAACCGGGCAAGGCTCCCGCCGTCGAGCTGGCGGCCTGGCTCGAGGAGCTGACGGTCTACACCGCGACCCACCGCGGGCTTGCCGCCGCGCTGCTGGCCGGGCTGGATGGCCGGGCGGCGGAAGACCTCTGCGCCACCGACCGGCTCACCGGCGCGATGTCCGTCCTGGTGGACCGCGCCTCCGCGGCGGGCGCACTCCACGCCGACGTGACACCGGGGGACCTGATGAAGCTGGCGAACGCAATTGCCGTGGCCAACGAGAACGACCCGCTCACCGCGCGCCGCTTGCTGCGCCTGGCGCTCACCGGCATTCGGCCGTGA
- a CDS encoding NmrA family NAD(P)-binding protein has translation MGSKDVVLVTAATGRQGGATARALLAGGRTAVRVLVRDPAAANARALAAAGAEVVVGNLNNPASLRAACAGARAVFSMQSPIVSATGIDFSQELQQGRNLVGAALAEGVETFVHTATSGVGDHRNVEGWAEGRWKFQETYWENKLATCDLVRTAGFKHWTLILPSTFMDQPMFDPAGFADGRRLLTVIRTDKPLALVAPEDVGQAAAAALLDPARFHGVTLQLASDLLTLPEIAETLSRIDGKEYVVQSCTIEEAVAAGLHPGVAQGLTYMNVAPLLARPEFARSYGLVPTSFETWARRRHELAA, from the coding sequence ATGGGCAGCAAGGATGTCGTTCTCGTCACGGCCGCCACGGGGCGCCAGGGCGGCGCCACCGCCCGGGCACTGCTGGCAGGGGGCCGCACCGCGGTGCGCGTGCTGGTGCGCGATCCGGCGGCGGCGAATGCCAGGGCGCTCGCGGCGGCTGGCGCGGAGGTCGTCGTCGGCAATCTCAACAACCCGGCGTCGTTGCGCGCCGCCTGCGCCGGGGCTCGGGCGGTCTTCTCGATGCAGTCCCCCATCGTCTCCGCGACCGGCATCGACTTCAGCCAGGAGCTCCAGCAAGGCAGGAACCTCGTCGGGGCCGCGCTTGCCGAGGGCGTCGAGACGTTCGTGCACACCGCGACGTCCGGCGTCGGGGACCACCGCAACGTCGAGGGCTGGGCGGAGGGACGCTGGAAGTTTCAAGAGACGTACTGGGAGAACAAGCTCGCCACCTGCGACCTCGTCCGCACCGCGGGCTTCAAGCACTGGACGCTCATCCTGCCCTCCACCTTCATGGATCAACCCATGTTCGATCCGGCCGGGTTCGCTGACGGACGCCGGCTGCTCACGGTGATCAGGACCGACAAGCCCCTCGCGCTGGTCGCGCCCGAGGACGTCGGGCAAGCGGCCGCGGCGGCCCTCCTCGATCCCGCGAGGTTCCACGGCGTGACCCTCCAGCTCGCGAGCGACCTGCTCACGCTTCCTGAAATTGCCGAGACCCTGTCGCGCATCGATGGCAAGGAGTACGTCGTCCAGTCCTGCACCATCGAGGAGGCCGTCGCGGCGGGCCTGCATCCCGGCGTGGCGCAGGGCCTGACCTACATGAACGTCGCCCCGCTGCTGGCACGGCCTGAGTTCGCGCGCTCCTACGGCCTGGTCCCCACCAGCTTCGAGACCTGGGCGCGGCGACGTCACGAGCTGGCTGCTTAG
- a CDS encoding helix-turn-helix transcriptional regulator — protein sequence MATTTLPEFLRSRRERLHPESTGRRRTPGLRREEVAARAGVSVTWYTWLEQGRGGVPSDDVLERLARALELDDTNREMLFLLAHARPPPRRYTPPSEVTPTLQRVLDSLRVPAFVKTPTFQIVAWNRAAVAVIGDYAALAERDRNMLRRVFHPEAATFLPHGEDMRRTALAAFRVDIERAGASEEAAALVDELMQTSEEFRRLWAENELSTHGVKSRRFFRPEVGELLFDASTFSVDDSDGLSMVVLSPADDASARGVEQLLNDHGGR from the coding sequence ATGGCGACTACCACCCTCCCTGAATTCCTCCGCAGTCGCCGCGAGCGGCTTCACCCCGAGTCCACCGGGCGGCGACGCACGCCCGGGCTGCGGCGCGAGGAGGTCGCGGCGCGCGCCGGGGTGAGCGTCACCTGGTACACGTGGCTCGAACAGGGGCGGGGTGGGGTGCCGTCCGACGACGTGCTCGAACGCCTCGCTCGCGCACTCGAGCTGGATGACACGAACCGGGAGATGCTGTTCCTGCTCGCCCACGCGCGTCCGCCGCCTCGCCGCTACACACCGCCGTCCGAGGTCACGCCGACACTCCAGCGCGTGCTCGACAGCCTGCGCGTGCCCGCGTTCGTGAAGACGCCGACGTTCCAGATTGTCGCGTGGAATCGCGCCGCGGTGGCGGTGATCGGCGACTACGCCGCGCTTGCCGAGCGCGACCGGAACATGCTCCGCCGGGTCTTCCATCCCGAAGCCGCCACGTTCCTGCCGCATGGCGAGGACATGCGCCGCACGGCCCTCGCCGCGTTTCGCGTCGACATCGAGCGGGCGGGAGCCTCCGAGGAAGCGGCCGCGCTCGTCGATGAGCTGATGCAGACAAGTGAGGAGTTCCGCCGGCTGTGGGCCGAGAACGAGCTGTCCACGCACGGCGTGAAGTCCCGGCGGTTCTTCCGGCCGGAGGTCGGCGAGCTCCTGTTCGACGCATCGACGTTCTCCGTCGATGACAGCGACGGCCTGAGCATGGTGGTCCTCTCACCCGCCGACGACGCTTCCGCGCGTGGGGTCGAACAGTTGCTCAACGACCACGGCGGACGCTGA
- a CDS encoding glutathione S-transferase family protein, which yields MLTLHHLGRSQSERIVWLCEELGLDYELKRYPRRADNRLAPPEYKALHPMGTAPVLTDGGLVLGESGAICEYLLQTHGDGRLVVKRGEPGFADYLYWFHFANGTLQPLVLQVRYLERADPSEKNVLLQAARDRFNLAFSTLERRLGEAPYLAGEALTAADIMTVFTLTTMRLFKPYDLSPWPHILAYLQRIGARPAYRRAMQKADPDLTPVLGALPE from the coding sequence ATGCTGACGCTTCATCATCTCGGACGGTCGCAATCCGAGCGGATCGTCTGGCTCTGCGAGGAGCTCGGGCTCGACTACGAGCTGAAGCGGTATCCGCGCCGGGCCGACAACCGGCTGGCCCCACCGGAATACAAGGCGCTCCACCCGATGGGCACGGCGCCGGTCCTCACCGACGGCGGCCTCGTCCTCGGCGAGTCCGGAGCCATCTGCGAGTACCTGCTCCAGACCCACGGCGACGGCCGGCTCGTCGTGAAGCGGGGCGAGCCCGGCTTCGCCGACTATCTGTACTGGTTCCATTTCGCCAACGGGACGCTGCAACCGCTCGTCCTGCAGGTGAGGTACCTGGAGCGCGCCGACCCTTCGGAGAAGAACGTGCTGCTGCAGGCAGCCAGGGACCGGTTCAACCTGGCCTTCTCCACCCTGGAGAGGCGGCTGGGGGAGGCGCCCTACCTGGCCGGCGAGGCGCTGACGGCGGCGGACATCATGACCGTGTTCACGCTGACCACGATGCGGCTGTTCAAGCCGTATGACCTGTCGCCCTGGCCCCACATCCTGGCCTACCTGCAACGCATTGGCGCGCGGCCCGCGTACCGGCGGGCCATGCAAAAGGCGGATCCTGATCTGACGCCCGTGCTGGGCGCCCTTCCGGAATAG
- a CDS encoding DUF1801 domain-containing protein, whose product MPTKPKLLSGGNPQIPKGEGDAPVQAFIEAMPGWKRDVGRRIDALIVRTVPGVRKAVKWNTPFFGVGEEGYFAAFHCFNKYVKVTFFRGTSLKPLPPGESKVKDVRYYDIHEGKLDEEQLASWIRQAAALPGLVQ is encoded by the coding sequence ATGCCCACGAAGCCAAAGCTCCTGTCCGGTGGCAACCCCCAGATTCCGAAAGGCGAGGGGGACGCGCCGGTGCAGGCCTTCATCGAAGCCATGCCCGGGTGGAAGCGCGACGTCGGCCGTCGCATCGACGCGCTCATCGTCCGCACCGTCCCGGGCGTGCGCAAGGCGGTGAAGTGGAACACGCCGTTCTTCGGCGTCGGCGAGGAGGGCTACTTCGCCGCGTTCCACTGCTTCAACAAGTACGTCAAGGTGACCTTCTTCCGGGGCACGTCGCTCAAGCCGCTCCCCCCTGGCGAGTCCAAGGTGAAGGACGTCCGCTACTACGACATCCACGAGGGGAAGCTCGACGAGGAGCAACTGGCCTCGTGGATCCGCCAGGCCGCCGCGCTCCCGGGCCTGGTCCAGTAG